The following are encoded together in the Robertmurraya sp. FSL R5-0851 genome:
- a CDS encoding ABC transporter permease, translating to MSNRVKNIIVPIMAVILGMLVGTIIMIVTGYDALAAFTALWNGAFGEIYYTGEVIRQVTPLILAGLSVAFAFRTGLFNIGVEGQLIVGWLAAVWVGVAFELPAVIHTLVAVIAAGVAGALWAFIPGLLKAKFRVHEVIVTIMLNYTALHVTNYIIRSVLSEKSDRTEMIKETATLRSSFLEGLTDYSRLHWGIVIALIAVFIMWFLLEKTTRGYELRSVGFNQHASHYAGMNVDKNIILSMVISGAFAGLAGAMEGLGTFGYASIKGGFTGVGFDGIAVALLGGNGPIGVILAALLFGALKVGALNMPLEAGVPNELVDIIIALIVFFVAASYMIRLFIDRISKKGVK from the coding sequence ATGTCTAATCGTGTGAAAAATATTATTGTTCCTATCATGGCTGTAATATTAGGGATGCTAGTAGGAACTATTATTATGATTGTGACAGGCTACGATGCATTAGCTGCCTTTACCGCACTTTGGAACGGTGCATTTGGAGAGATTTATTACACTGGGGAAGTTATCCGACAGGTAACTCCGTTAATATTAGCCGGGTTATCCGTCGCATTTGCCTTCCGTACAGGTCTTTTCAATATTGGAGTTGAAGGACAGTTAATCGTAGGTTGGTTGGCAGCTGTTTGGGTAGGGGTTGCGTTTGAACTTCCAGCTGTTATACATACGCTCGTTGCAGTTATTGCAGCGGGGGTTGCAGGTGCTCTTTGGGCATTTATTCCTGGTCTATTAAAAGCAAAATTCCGTGTACATGAAGTTATCGTAACCATCATGTTAAATTATACGGCACTTCATGTGACAAACTATATTATCCGTTCAGTTCTATCTGAAAAAAGCGATCGTACGGAAATGATTAAAGAAACTGCAACATTACGTTCATCATTTTTAGAAGGATTAACCGACTATTCACGTTTGCATTGGGGAATTGTAATTGCATTAATTGCTGTATTTATTATGTGGTTCCTACTTGAAAAGACAACTCGTGGATACGAATTACGTTCAGTTGGATTCAACCAGCATGCTTCTCACTACGCTGGTATGAATGTGGATAAAAATATTATTCTTTCTATGGTCATCTCAGGTGCTTTTGCTGGTCTAGCTGGTGCAATGGAGGGACTAGGGACATTTGGTTATGCATCCATTAAAGGTGGTTTCACTGGAGTTGGTTTTGATGGAATTGCCGTTGCACTTCTCGGTGGAAACGGACCTATTGGTGTTATTCTAGCAGCGTTACTTTTCGGAGCATTAAAGGTTGGAGCTTTAAATATGCCTCTTGAGGCGGGAGTTCCTAATGAGCTTGTTGATATAATTATCGCTTTAATCGTGTTCTTTGTAGCAGCAAGTTATATGATTCGTCTGTTCATTGATCGTATTAGTAAAAAGGGGGTGAAGTAA
- a CDS encoding ABC transporter permease: MGFMDILYIVIPSTLLWAAPLIFTALGGNFSERSGIVNIGLEGLMVIGAFSAIVFNLAFDQTLGNLTPWVSLLVAMVVGALLSVLHAVASITFRADQTVSGVAINLLAVGAALFLVKLFYGKGQTDIIQKGFSKIDIPVLSDIPVLGKLFFSNTYYTSYVAIIVAFIAWFVMFKTPFGLRLRAVGEHPMAADTMGINVTKMRYIGVIISGALGGIGGGIYAQSISSDFSHATISGQGFMALAALIFGKWHPLGAMGAALFFGFAQSLSIIGSSLPLLENIPNVYLLIAPYILTILALTGFIGRAEGPKALGTPYIKGNR; encoded by the coding sequence GTGGGATTCATGGATATTTTATATATCGTAATACCTTCTACTTTACTTTGGGCAGCGCCACTTATTTTCACTGCGTTAGGCGGTAACTTTTCAGAGCGTTCAGGTATCGTTAACATTGGACTAGAGGGTTTAATGGTAATCGGTGCATTTTCAGCAATCGTGTTTAATCTTGCTTTTGACCAGACACTCGGTAACTTGACTCCTTGGGTTTCATTATTAGTAGCTATGGTTGTAGGTGCGCTATTATCCGTTTTACATGCCGTTGCATCGATCACATTCCGAGCTGACCAGACCGTTTCTGGGGTGGCAATCAATCTTTTAGCAGTTGGTGCAGCACTTTTCCTTGTTAAGCTTTTTTACGGAAAAGGTCAAACAGACATTATTCAAAAAGGCTTTAGTAAAATAGATATCCCTGTTTTAAGTGATATCCCTGTTCTAGGAAAGCTATTCTTTTCCAATACGTACTACACTTCATATGTGGCAATTATCGTTGCATTTATCGCATGGTTTGTTATGTTTAAAACACCGTTCGGCCTTCGACTTCGCGCTGTAGGTGAGCATCCAATGGCAGCGGATACCATGGGGATTAACGTGACAAAAATGAGATATATTGGAGTGATCATCTCAGGTGCATTAGGAGGTATTGGTGGGGGAATTTATGCTCAGTCCATTTCTTCTGACTTCAGTCACGCGACGATTTCGGGACAAGGTTTCATGGCGCTTGCGGCATTAATCTTTGGTAAATGGCATCCGCTTGGAGCAATGGGCGCAGCGTTATTCTTTGGATTCGCACAAAGCTTAAGTATCATTGGTTCTAGCTTACCATTATTAGAAAATATCCCGAATGTCTACTTGTTGATCGCACCATATATCTTAACAATCCTAGCATTAACTGGATTCATTGGAAGAGCAGAAGGACCAAAGGCACTTGGAACACCATATATTAAAGGAAATAGATAA
- a CDS encoding diguanylate cyclase, whose amino-acid sequence MRLSLYLDDYETEKVFSYLRWIFLVVAVILFYSPFFSELLELEHRTFPILLVVGITYMICTQIAFLKLKPQNPYFHLLTKAGIIFDYIAVIWLLVLSGGVTSPLFPIFYLIIMHATIYWYTKGAFISSASSTIGYTIILLTEQNITPLILTVFALNVAFIWIVGLFGSMLVLRERKHLKQKEIYYELMITDYLTGLYNHRSFQEEMKNQKKEKEPFILVMSDIDHFKRINDRYGHIAGDEVLAEIGKLFKECSNQACGEAFRYGGEEFAIILPNLDEHEMNVFFTDLYAKMNALTFNTCMSNVTMSFGVAYSEHHREDEDLLAIADCLLYEAKKKGKNQAIFDTGVVYRNSYPPRQISSLI is encoded by the coding sequence ATGAGGTTGTCATTATACTTAGACGATTATGAGACGGAAAAGGTTTTTTCTTACTTACGTTGGATTTTTTTAGTTGTAGCTGTAATCTTATTTTATTCACCATTTTTTTCAGAGTTACTAGAGCTCGAACATCGCACATTCCCTATCCTACTGGTAGTGGGAATTACCTATATGATTTGTACTCAAATAGCATTTTTGAAACTTAAACCTCAGAATCCTTATTTTCATTTATTAACAAAAGCGGGTATTATCTTTGACTACATAGCTGTGATTTGGCTTCTAGTCTTGTCTGGTGGTGTAACAAGTCCCTTATTTCCTATATTTTATTTGATTATCATGCACGCGACCATCTATTGGTACACAAAAGGAGCATTTATTTCATCAGCTAGTTCTACTATAGGGTATACGATTATTTTGTTAACGGAACAAAACATCACCCCACTTATTCTGACCGTTTTTGCTCTTAATGTCGCATTTATTTGGATTGTTGGTTTATTTGGTTCCATGCTAGTTTTACGTGAAAGAAAACACTTGAAGCAAAAAGAAATTTATTATGAGCTTATGATCACCGATTACTTAACGGGTTTATATAATCATCGTAGTTTTCAGGAAGAAATGAAAAACCAGAAAAAAGAGAAGGAACCGTTTATATTAGTTATGTCAGATATTGATCATTTTAAAAGAATCAATGACCGCTATGGCCATATTGCTGGAGACGAAGTTCTAGCGGAAATTGGAAAGCTTTTTAAAGAGTGTTCGAATCAAGCTTGCGGAGAGGCTTTCCGATATGGTGGCGAGGAATTCGCTATTATTCTACCAAACCTTGATGAACATGAAATGAATGTATTTTTTACAGATTTATATGCAAAGATGAATGCATTAACGTTTAATACCTGTATGAGCAATGTAACCATGAGCTTTGGTGTGGCTTATTCCGAGCACCATCGAGAGGATGAAGATTTACTAGCCATTGCAGATTGCCTCTTGTATGAAGCGAAGAAAAAAGGAAAGAACCAAGCGATATTTGATACGGGAGTTGTTTACCGAAACTCCTATCCTCCTCGCCAAATTTCTTCACTTATTTAA
- the yfmF gene encoding EF-P 5-aminopentanol modification-associated protein YfmF: MAVVSETIKELSGFKLHMVKTDKFKTNTIIFKMKAPLQKETVTKRALLPNVLQSNSKKFPTTGKLRGYLDELYGATFYIDLGKKGEYHTISFAMEVANERFLSDPTPLLKTAIDFLVEVLTNPNADGGEFHKETLEKEKRSLKQRIQSIYDDKMKYSNNRLIEEMCKEEPYSLHVHGKESEVDSINGKDLYDYYQKALAEDELSLYIIGDIEEQEVEQMVNERFTFSSRTPHALEKKQPAQVEENVIKEEQDVKQGKLNIGYRTNVTYGDPDYFALQVFNGVYGGFSHSKLFINVREKASLAYYAASRVESHKGLLMVMSGIDNSNFEKAVSIIKEQMQAMKNGDFSDEDLIQTKAVIKNQLLETLDTARGIVEILYHNVVAGQQIQLDEWLQRIDAVTKEEVVQVANKIQLDTIYFLTGTGATK, translated from the coding sequence ATGGCAGTGGTTTCCGAAACGATTAAAGAATTGAGCGGTTTCAAGCTACATATGGTGAAAACAGATAAATTCAAGACAAACACCATTATTTTTAAAATGAAGGCACCTTTACAAAAAGAGACTGTAACGAAACGAGCATTGCTACCAAATGTTCTTCAAAGTAATTCGAAAAAATTTCCTACTACTGGTAAGCTTCGAGGGTATTTGGATGAATTGTATGGGGCGACTTTTTATATTGATTTAGGAAAAAAAGGTGAGTATCATACAATAAGTTTTGCGATGGAAGTAGCCAATGAGCGATTCCTTTCTGATCCTACTCCACTATTAAAAACGGCTATTGATTTTCTGGTAGAGGTGTTAACCAATCCAAATGCCGATGGCGGTGAATTTCATAAAGAAACACTGGAGAAGGAAAAGCGTAGCTTAAAGCAAAGAATACAATCGATCTATGATGATAAAATGAAGTATTCAAACAATCGGTTAATTGAAGAAATGTGTAAGGAAGAGCCGTACTCCCTACACGTTCACGGAAAAGAATCAGAAGTGGATTCCATTAACGGTAAAGATCTTTATGATTATTATCAAAAAGCATTAGCTGAAGATGAACTCAGTTTATATATAATCGGTGATATAGAAGAACAAGAAGTAGAACAGATGGTGAATGAAAGATTTACCTTCTCATCTAGAACTCCTCATGCTTTGGAGAAAAAACAACCAGCGCAGGTTGAAGAAAACGTTATTAAGGAAGAACAAGATGTAAAGCAGGGAAAATTAAATATTGGGTACCGAACGAATGTTACGTATGGAGATCCTGATTATTTTGCTCTTCAAGTATTTAATGGAGTGTACGGTGGATTTTCACATTCCAAGTTATTTATTAATGTACGCGAGAAAGCAAGTCTAGCTTATTACGCTGCGAGTCGGGTGGAAAGCCATAAAGGGTTGCTGATGGTTATGTCCGGAATAGATAATAGTAATTTTGAAAAAGCAGTTTCAATTATTAAGGAACAAATGCAAGCTATGAAAAATGGAGACTTTTCAGATGAGGATTTGATTCAAACGAAGGCAGTGATAAAAAATCAACTGCTTGAAACGCTTGATACAGCACGTGGAATCGTTGAAATACTTTATCATAATGTAGTTGCAGGACAACAAATTCAGCTAGATGAATGGTTACAACGAATCGATGCTGTAACGAAGGAAGAGGTCGTACAGGTTGCTAATAAAATCCAACTCGATACGATTTATTTCTTAACGGGAACGGGGGCGACGAAGTAA
- the yfmH gene encoding EF-P 5-aminopentanol modification-associated protein YfmH: protein MEKISFDQLQEELYHEKLENGLEVYILPKKGFNKTYATFTTKYGSIDNHFVPAGKKELVKVPDGIAHFLEHKLFEKEDGDVFQQFSRQGASANAFTSFTRTAYLFSSTSDVEKNLETLIDFVQYPYFSEKTVEKEKGIIGQEIDMYDDNPDWRLYFGAIQNLFENHPVKIDIAGTKESIAEITKDMLYECYHTFYHPSNMLLFIVGPVQVEEIMKQIKDNQAKKSFPTQVEIERKFESEKEDVSEKKLVLPMNVHSSKCLVSIKATDTEKQGEEMLKQELTTNVLLEILFGRSSENYDKLYSSGLIDDTFSFDYTQEKGFGFAMIGGDTNSPDQLADEIKRILKEEKSSSNITVESLERTKKKKIGAFLRAVNSPEYIANQFTRYAFNDMNLFDVVPVLEAIKIEDIQEVGKNLISENRMAICQVVPKS from the coding sequence ATGGAGAAGATCTCATTTGATCAGCTTCAAGAGGAACTGTACCACGAGAAGCTAGAAAATGGTTTAGAGGTATACATTCTTCCGAAAAAAGGGTTTAACAAAACCTATGCGACTTTTACAACCAAATATGGGTCCATAGATAACCATTTTGTACCTGCAGGGAAAAAAGAGCTTGTTAAGGTTCCGGATGGGATTGCTCACTTTTTAGAGCACAAGCTTTTTGAAAAAGAAGATGGTGATGTGTTCCAGCAATTTAGTCGCCAAGGAGCATCAGCGAATGCCTTTACATCTTTTACAAGAACCGCATATCTTTTTTCTAGTACATCAGACGTCGAGAAAAATTTAGAAACATTAATCGATTTTGTCCAGTATCCTTATTTTTCTGAAAAAACGGTTGAAAAAGAAAAAGGAATAATTGGCCAAGAAATTGATATGTATGATGATAATCCAGACTGGCGTTTATATTTTGGTGCGATTCAAAACCTATTTGAAAACCACCCAGTGAAAATTGATATAGCAGGGACAAAAGAATCGATAGCTGAAATCACAAAGGATATGTTGTATGAGTGCTATCATACCTTTTATCATCCAAGCAATATGCTCTTGTTTATCGTTGGCCCTGTTCAAGTAGAGGAAATTATGAAGCAGATTAAAGATAACCAGGCAAAGAAGTCGTTTCCTACACAAGTAGAAATTGAGCGTAAATTCGAAAGTGAAAAGGAAGATGTATCCGAAAAGAAATTAGTCCTGCCTATGAATGTGCATTCTTCTAAATGCTTGGTTAGTATAAAAGCTACTGACACGGAAAAACAAGGCGAGGAAATGCTTAAACAGGAACTAACAACCAATGTGTTGTTGGAAATATTGTTTGGAAGAAGTAGCGAAAATTATGATAAGCTGTACAGCAGTGGACTTATCGATGATACCTTCTCTTTTGATTATACGCAGGAGAAAGGGTTTGGTTTTGCGATGATTGGCGGAGATACCAATAGCCCAGATCAATTAGCGGATGAAATAAAAAGAATCCTAAAGGAAGAAAAAAGCTCAAGTAACATAACGGTAGAGAGCTTAGAGCGTACAAAGAAGAAAAAAATTGGTGCGTTTCTACGTGCCGTTAATTCACCTGAGTACATTGCAAATCAATTTACACGATATGCATTTAACGACATGAATTTATTTGATGTGGTACCTGTATTAGAAGCAATTAAAATTGAGGATATTCAGGAAGTAGGTAAAAACTTAATTTCTGAAAATCGAATGGCCATTTGCCAAGTAGTGCCAAAAAGCTAA
- the ymfI gene encoding elongation factor P 5-aminopentanone reductase, translated as MKKYALITGASGGIGSCVAKKLAKDGFSLYLHYHKNIEGMERLLRELSIFENEYIPIQADLTEKNGIKKLCENIFALNAIIHNCGQSHYGLLVDLKEDDLEEIMKLQVTAPILITKRLLPKLMAQHNGQIVVISSIWGQTGAACEVAYSAAKGAQIAFVKALSKEVALSGITVNAVAPGAIQTPMLENFSADELQMLKDEIPIGRLGSGEDVADSVSFLLSSGSRYITGQTLAVNGGWYT; from the coding sequence GTGAAAAAATATGCGTTAATTACTGGAGCAAGCGGGGGGATCGGCTCATGCGTTGCGAAGAAGCTTGCAAAGGATGGGTTTTCTTTATACTTGCACTATCATAAGAATATAGAGGGAATGGAACGTTTGCTCCGTGAACTTTCAATTTTTGAAAATGAATACATTCCAATACAGGCGGATTTGACTGAGAAAAATGGGATTAAAAAGCTTTGCGAAAATATTTTTGCATTAAATGCAATCATACATAATTGTGGTCAGAGTCATTATGGGTTATTGGTTGACTTGAAGGAGGATGACCTTGAGGAAATCATGAAGCTCCAAGTTACGGCACCGATTTTAATAACGAAACGTTTGCTTCCGAAATTAATGGCTCAACACAATGGCCAAATTGTTGTTATTTCCTCTATCTGGGGACAGACGGGTGCTGCGTGTGAAGTCGCATATTCTGCTGCAAAGGGTGCTCAGATCGCGTTTGTTAAAGCGTTAAGTAAAGAAGTTGCATTAAGTGGAATTACCGTTAACGCGGTGGCGCCTGGTGCCATTCAAACGCCGATGTTAGAAAATTTCTCTGCTGACGAATTGCAGATGCTTAAGGATGAAATTCCTATTGGTAGACTAGGTTCAGGTGAGGATGTGGCTGATTCAGTTTCCTTTCTGCTCTCTTCTGGATCTAGGTATATTACAGGACAAACACTTGCGGTTAATGGTGGATGGTATACATAA
- a CDS encoding DUF3243 domain-containing protein produces the protein MSVLDNWEQWKDFLGDRLQHAQNEGMNKQVVGDLAFQIGDYLAKQVDPKNEQERILADLWSVATPEEQHAIANIMVKLVQK, from the coding sequence ATGTCTGTACTTGATAATTGGGAGCAGTGGAAAGACTTTTTAGGTGATCGCCTACAACATGCTCAGAATGAAGGTATGAACAAGCAAGTAGTTGGTGATCTTGCTTTCCAAATCGGAGACTATTTAGCGAAGCAAGTCGATCCGAAAAATGAACAAGAGCGCATTTTAGCTGACCTTTGGTCTGTTGCTACACCAGAAGAACAGCATGCTATTGCGAATATTATGGTTAAGCTTGTTCAAAAATAA
- a CDS encoding DUF3388 domain-containing protein codes for MNKTEWYLEYEIQKNRPGLLGDISSLLGMLSINIVTINGVDEGRRGLLILAQDYEQIERLESILKTMDTIKIIKLREPKLRDRLAVRHGRYIQRDADDKKTFRFVRDELGLLVDFMAELFKQEGHKLIGIRGMPRVGKTESIVASSVCANKRWLFVSSTLLKQTIRNQLIEDEYNENNLFIIDGIVSTRRANERHWQLVREIMRLPAVKVVEHPDVFVQNTEYTLDDFDYIIELRNDPEEEIKYDIVRNTMFSDSDFGGFDF; via the coding sequence ATGAACAAAACAGAATGGTACTTGGAGTATGAAATTCAGAAAAATCGGCCAGGGTTGCTAGGGGATATTTCTTCTTTATTAGGAATGCTCTCCATTAATATTGTAACCATTAATGGGGTTGATGAAGGAAGACGAGGATTGCTCATTCTTGCACAGGACTATGAACAAATCGAGCGACTCGAATCTATTTTAAAGACAATGGATACGATTAAGATAATCAAGCTTAGAGAACCTAAGTTAAGAGACCGATTAGCTGTGAGGCATGGTAGATACATACAAAGAGATGCTGATGACAAAAAGACCTTTCGATTTGTACGCGATGAACTAGGGCTTTTAGTAGATTTTATGGCAGAATTATTTAAGCAGGAAGGTCATAAGCTCATCGGTATCCGTGGAATGCCGCGTGTAGGAAAGACTGAGTCTATTGTTGCTTCAAGCGTCTGTGCGAACAAAAGATGGCTGTTTGTTTCCTCTACACTCTTAAAGCAAACCATTCGTAATCAACTCATTGAGGACGAATATAACGAGAACAATCTCTTTATTATTGACGGCATCGTTTCAACAAGAAGAGCAAACGAGCGACATTGGCAATTAGTTCGAGAAATTATGCGACTTCCGGCTGTGAAGGTTGTTGAGCATCCGGACGTATTTGTCCAGAATACAGAGTACACACTCGATGATTTTGATTATATTATTGAGCTTAGAAACGATCCAGAAGAGGAAATCAAGTATGATATTGTAAGAAATACGATGTTTTCAGATTCTGATTTTGGGGGATTTGATTTTTAA
- a CDS encoding RodZ domain-containing protein, translating to MTELSNKLREARLSLGLSLDDLQITTKIQKRYLQALEEGNYSIIPGPFYVRAFIKQYAEAVQLDPEELFAEYKSEIPSTHGDDFPEKLSRVQTRKDVAPSNSKIFSVLPRLLIGVFVIGAVALAYFLVVNIKEDGESAEEPATTDSEQIQYNDNLSEKEADEENKTEASEGEENQTSGANEVTEEEATEEETSPTQEVTVAESKGKETVYEVKNAEKFEVKLVSTGETWVNMLNGKGHSFWQGILKTGAEDNKVVDYSKEQEAVLVIGNSTATEIYVNDQKLEYATPPDDQVRQDITIRYVPTVNE from the coding sequence TTGACAGAATTAAGTAACAAACTTAGAGAAGCTCGACTTTCACTCGGCTTGAGCTTGGATGACTTACAAATAACAACCAAAATTCAAAAACGGTATTTGCAAGCGTTAGAAGAGGGGAATTATAGTATTATACCTGGTCCGTTTTATGTTCGTGCTTTTATTAAGCAATATGCGGAAGCTGTACAGCTCGATCCAGAAGAGCTATTCGCAGAGTATAAGTCTGAAATCCCATCTACTCATGGAGATGACTTTCCAGAAAAGCTTTCAAGGGTGCAAACTAGGAAGGATGTTGCACCAAGTAATTCGAAGATTTTTTCCGTTTTACCCAGGTTGCTAATTGGTGTTTTCGTTATTGGTGCGGTGGCCCTAGCCTACTTTTTAGTAGTTAATATTAAAGAAGATGGTGAATCGGCAGAGGAACCAGCAACAACTGATAGCGAACAAATACAGTACAATGACAACTTATCTGAGAAGGAAGCGGATGAGGAAAATAAAACGGAAGCATCTGAGGGTGAGGAGAATCAAACATCTGGTGCCAATGAAGTAACAGAGGAAGAAGCGACTGAAGAAGAAACTTCCCCTACACAAGAGGTTACAGTTGCCGAATCAAAAGGGAAAGAAACCGTATATGAAGTAAAGAATGCAGAAAAATTTGAAGTAAAGCTTGTGTCTACCGGTGAAACTTGGGTGAATATGCTAAATGGAAAAGGACATTCTTTTTGGCAAGGGATCTTAAAAACAGGTGCTGAGGATAATAAAGTAGTTGATTATTCAAAAGAGCAAGAAGCTGTTCTAGTGATTGGGAATTCTACAGCCACTGAAATATATGTGAATGATCAAAAGCTAGAATATGCTACACCTCCAGATGATCAAGTTAGACAGGATATCACAATTCGTTATGTACCAACAGTGAACGAATAG
- the pgsA gene encoding CDP-diacylglycerol--glycerol-3-phosphate 3-phosphatidyltransferase: protein MNLPNKITVSRILLIPLFLVIVYDPFHWGDMQFIGAELPVAHFIAALIFIFASATDWVDGYYARKYNLVTNLGKFLDPLADKLLVSAALIVLVEFGLAASWLVIIIICREFAVTGLRAILAGGGEVVAANMLGKIKTWTQIVAISALLLHNTIFELVSLPFADIALWVATFFTIWSGWDYFAKNKQVFINSK from the coding sequence TTGAATTTGCCTAATAAAATTACAGTCTCACGAATTTTATTAATTCCACTATTTTTAGTAATTGTATACGATCCTTTTCATTGGGGGGATATGCAGTTCATTGGGGCGGAGCTTCCGGTTGCTCACTTTATCGCCGCTTTAATCTTTATTTTTGCTTCTGCTACCGACTGGGTTGATGGCTATTATGCCAGAAAGTATAATTTGGTAACCAATCTTGGGAAGTTCCTTGACCCGTTAGCAGATAAGTTGCTCGTATCAGCAGCATTAATTGTTTTAGTTGAATTTGGACTTGCGGCTTCGTGGTTAGTTATCATCATTATTTGCCGAGAGTTTGCTGTAACGGGTCTACGAGCCATCCTAGCGGGAGGCGGAGAGGTAGTTGCCGCAAATATGCTGGGTAAAATTAAGACTTGGACACAAATCGTTGCCATTTCAGCATTGTTATTACATAACACGATTTTTGAACTTGTGTCCCTTCCGTTTGCTGACATTGCTTTATGGGTTGCAACGTTCTTCACGATTTGGTCTGGTTGGGACTACTTTGCGAAAAATAAGCAGGTATTTATTAATTCTAAATAA
- a CDS encoding competence/damage-inducible protein A translates to MNAEIIAVGSELLLGQIVNTNARFISKQLASIGTNVFYHTVVGDNPTRLQQAIAVAEGRSNLIIFTGGLGPTKDDLTKETIAKHLGKELEFDQAALDSISQYFIRTNRVMTENNKKQALVLADSTVLPNDNGMAPGMLLTTNTHRYMLLPGPPKEMEPMFLHYALPLLQKEPDVSETIVSRVLRFFGIGEAALETKIEDLIDAQSNPTIAPLASDGEVTLRLTAKHQQTDVANELINETEEKIRTRVGEFFYGYNETSLMNELFTLLQKNDLTIACAESLTGGMFQQELTAIPGSSAVVKGGVVCYTNDVKEKVLGVKKETLEKYGAVSEECARELAENVASLLNADIGISFTGVAGPGAVEEKPVGTVYIGISKKGSPVKVEKFLFAGTREGNRVRSVKYGCFSLINSLKD, encoded by the coding sequence ATGAATGCTGAAATCATTGCAGTGGGCTCAGAGTTGTTGCTTGGCCAAATTGTTAATACAAACGCTCGTTTCATTTCCAAACAACTAGCTAGTATTGGAACCAATGTGTTTTATCATACGGTAGTTGGTGATAATCCGACCCGTTTGCAACAAGCGATTGCTGTGGCAGAAGGTCGTTCAAACTTAATTATCTTTACAGGTGGATTAGGTCCGACAAAGGATGATTTGACAAAGGAAACAATTGCCAAACACCTCGGTAAGGAGCTTGAATTTGATCAAGCTGCTCTTGACTCTATCTCTCAGTACTTTATTCGTACAAACCGTGTCATGACAGAGAATAATAAGAAGCAAGCATTGGTTCTTGCTGATTCTACTGTTTTGCCAAATGATAACGGAATGGCTCCTGGCATGCTTTTAACTACTAATACTCACCGTTATATGCTTTTACCAGGGCCACCGAAGGAAATGGAACCCATGTTTTTACATTATGCACTCCCACTATTACAAAAAGAACCAGACGTCTCTGAGACGATTGTTTCACGAGTGTTGCGTTTCTTTGGGATAGGAGAGGCTGCATTAGAAACAAAGATTGAGGATTTAATTGATGCGCAATCGAATCCTACGATTGCGCCCCTTGCTAGCGACGGGGAAGTGACGTTGAGGCTTACTGCTAAACACCAACAAACCGACGTTGCAAATGAACTCATTAATGAAACGGAAGAGAAGATACGTACACGTGTTGGTGAGTTCTTCTACGGGTATAATGAAACCTCGTTAATGAATGAGTTATTTACCCTGCTACAAAAGAACGATTTAACCATTGCTTGTGCAGAGAGCTTAACTGGAGGGATGTTTCAGCAGGAGCTGACAGCTATTCCAGGTTCTAGTGCGGTAGTAAAAGGCGGGGTCGTTTGCTATACGAATGACGTTAAGGAAAAGGTCCTTGGTGTTAAAAAGGAAACTCTGGAAAAATATGGAGCAGTAAGTGAAGAGTGTGCAAGGGAATTAGCTGAAAATGTGGCTTCATTACTTAACGCTGATATTGGAATTAGCTTTACTGGTGTAGCAGGGCCTGGTGCTGTTGAGGAGAAACCGGTAGGAACGGTGTATATTGGAATTTCAAAAAAAGGATCTCCAGTAAAAGTCGAAAAATTTCTTTTTGCTGGTACAAGAGAAGGCAATCGAGTGAGAAGTGTGAAGTACGGCTGTTTCTCACTAATCAATAGCTTGAAAGATTAA